TTGTGAGTCTATGGAGCAGAGCTACCTGCATATCTTGTCTTTAATTGGCGCACCTCCCGTTGATTTCACATATTTTGCTCACGAGCTCAAGTTTTTCAACTGCGCCCGCAATATCAAGCTGCCGACCAGCAGTTGGGCGCACTCACCTTAAAATACtgtacaaaaaacaaaaacatataaaaactACAAACGATTTCTTGTATCTGCATATTGTATAAGCTTGGTTTTTCGTTAATATCGTGTAAATGTCTTTCTTACAGCTATTACCAGCCAGTGGTCTAACTcgctatatttatttgaacccACAGAAGTCGAAGGATGCACCGCCAGGCGAGTTTCCCTCCACCAGCAAGGGTATTTCCAAGGAGCGCGATGCGGCGACGGCTTCCAGTTCGGCTAGTCCAGCGCCCACTAGGGATGTGGGTGATCTGCCCGTGATTCCACCACCCTCGACTGGCCTAGGACGTGAGCAAACCTCCAAGGAGACCTCCGATAGCAAGTCCAAAATGGAAGTGGACAGCGGAGAGGTGACGGCCAAGGATTCGGATGAGGACTTTGATACCAATCCCATTATCAGACTGCTCGAGGGCTTCTTGGTCACGCTGACCATAAGACTGAACCGCTTCTCGCGCAACTATCGCTTTGTGAATCGCATCCTGGCCGGCGAAAAGAAGACCCTGAAGGTGGGTTAAATCAATCCTATCTATGCAGTATGGTACTTGTGACTAAAATTCCGATTTTGCTTCCCATTACAGGAGTCCAGTTCGTTGAACCGCCTGGGGCTGTCCAGTGCCGCTGCCATGTTTCACTTCCTCAAGTCCAATCTCGAGAGGTATTTAGAAAGCGATTCTGGAATCCAGCTCCAGTGTGCGCCGCTTGCGTtaaaattttgaattaagTTTTGATTTTTGGAAACTGGAAACCCCCGAACGTCGTAGAGTAGCGTGTTCTGGTCGCGTTACGAACCGTTCAATTTCTTTGTATTTAAGTTTGTTAATAGTTATGTTCGGTTTCtattcaattatttatttcgtattctttttcttctttttttatttgcatatccGTTTTACTTTTGTGTTCCGTGTGTTTGAAACTCTGTACCTGCTTCCACAACATACTACTACTCTCGAAACCAACGACACACCTGCCAAAACGTTTCACCACCTCACCTCCATCATTTGTGCCACCATGTTGTTGTTGATACCCGATCGATCGattgatgttgctgttgctgctgttgcgatGAAAGCGATGAAAGTGACCCGCCCGCCTCCTCATCCACCCCGCGGCGGGTGGTGATCGCACCACCGAATGCCAACGAGCACTCAGACCCCACCAGCACCACACTGAACACGAACACGACAACCACACCGCTATCACCACCAGAACCACTGCAACCAACTACAACCAGTACAccacagcaacagcatcagcatATTCGCGCTGCCGAAGAAATCATCGAACTGCCTGTAGATACCGTGGATGGAGTCGCCCATAGGTAACCCAAAACCTCACGAAAATCGTTGTTTTAAATGCGGGGATTCCAAAAGCGTTATGATCATATCTTCTATTCTACTAGACCAGTTGCaaaattcgatttttcaagtaaaatgcaaatatttagcTTAATAATACGACTCAAACACaatcaaaatgaaatgagCAAATATACTTAATCAATCTTCAGTTTTTCTGAATCCAATCCGCACATTTTGTTTCACCCGCACTTACATGTTCTTTTcaaaattagaaaataatGAATTGTCCCTCATTTCATTAGAGTAGAGATTAATTCCATGCGATTATGTATATGTCAAAGACGAAATTTCGAGAATGAACAAAAACAGATCCTtactaatttatttttcttacattttacatttttctgCGCGCATTTCGATCATCCGAatcaatttttgttttgttagaAAACAATCAATCAATTCATCGCCGCCAGCCAAGGGGTAAGTAGATCGAACCATACTACCAATCTATATCTAAATCGAGATCAGTAAAAACTCAACTAACCACACATCAAAGTGTCTGCTCTCTAAGACTCTACTAAGATCTCCGAATACTTGAGCAATTTTCtctatatctatatacatatatgtgatCGTCATCTAAACTGCATTGTGACAcctattttccatttcactcCATTCTCCATTTCTGTTGCCCCCATCCATGCGCTGTATCAAATATGTATAACTCGTATATATAGCACGATGCTCAGTCGAAAATCGGATTGTGGCCTGCCTGAGATCCGTATTAAAGCGCCATCTGTCGAGCGCGGTGCACACTATTACCATAATCACCACAGCGGCGGTGGCTCAGGATCCTTGAGCAAACACTGGTCCTACGAGCAGGTGGACAGGTACTGGTCCCGCCCACTAACTATGCGTATAGCCCACTTACCCCCTAGCCTATTGATGTGCCTATTCATGTGTTGGTGTCTTTCGGTTTGTGCTCGTAACGCTCTAAAACTCTTTCTTCACAGGCGGGTCGATTTTACGAGAATTTAAAACCAGGGCTTACAAGCTTACAAAGCTTTTGATAAAAAGTAACCAGTTCTTACTAATTTTTGATTAAAGTAAAGTTAAAAAGATATAAGAATTAGAATATGCTCAGCGTGCgataaaatatatatcaatattttacaaaaagaAAACTAATTTACAATTAAAGGTAAAACTACAAATGAAGTCTAACATTCCAGTGCAGTATAAATCGACCCACCCAACTCTATATCTTCATATCTATCTTTTAAGCTCATGCCCATCCTCATGACCATGATCATCGCCCAGACCCATGACTACTTTAAAATCTATCACGACTCTGTCTCTTCCCTCTGTATCTTTTGGTAACTGTAACTGCATCTATttctgtatttgtatctgtatctctgcCTCTCCACTAAGTTGTATTCGCTGCTATGATTTAAATCTATCTCTATGCGTTCTTTGCTAGTATGTACCGTTGTCTGGCTTCGATTTATCCTagtttaaaacaatttttgtgTTCCACCCGAGTTCCACACGATGCACTCGCATGTAGACTGTGGAGCATGCAGCGCACAcatttcaaaaacaaaaacggcaCCCAGCATGTGAAGTTGATAGATTCCACGAATGTGCATAGGGATTATCATCCATTAACTAATATTGTTCCGACGATCTTCCAGCGCGGGCGAATTCAATCTGGAGGAGGAGAACTTCGCCCAGAGAGATCATCACATCATTGTCGAGGTGCTGATCTCCTCGTGGTATGCCCTGTTGGCCAACACGGATCTCATCTGCTACATTGTGGTGTTCATCAATCAGGTAAGAAATTGAATGCATATGCCCTGCGAATTTATTTGatatcattttcatttctaGGTGGTCAATGCCAGTCTCATTTCGCTACCGCTGCCCATCATGGTCTTTTTGTGGGGTACACTGTCTCTGCCTCGTCCCACTAAAACCTTCTGGGTCACGCTGATTGCCTACACCCAGGCCATCGTGCTGATCAAGTGCATCTTCCAGTTTAAGCTGATCTGGTCCAATTACCACCAACTGCCCAATCAGCCGCTGACACCTGCCAAAATATTCGGCGTTGAGAACAAGGCACACTATGCGATTTACGACCTGATCCTATTGCTGGTTCTATTCCTGCATCGCTATCTGCTTAAATCACAAGGCCTGTGGAAATCGGGCTACAAGGACACGGATAACCAGTTCACCAAACCCACCGCTAGCATGTAAGTTGTAGAATATCTTCAAAAACAGACCACTTTATTTAACCTTTGCTCTTATTTTAGTGATGAACGCGACGATAGCGACAACCTATCCCAACCGGATTCCCGCCAGCTAAACGATGATGCTGCTCAGAAGCTGAGTCTCCAAGTGAGCCAGGCTTCATTGCCAGGATCGCCAGAGTTCAGCAAGACGGGCATCAATCAGCTAGAGTAAGTAAAGGACTGACAAAGAAATtcttaataaaaataatcgTTTTTAATTCAGGCGCACCAAGTACACATCATCGCTGTACAAATTCTTCTTCAGTTTGGTCCACAAATCCCGTCTAGCCACAGATGTATACGCTCTGATGTTCCTCTGCGATTTTGTGAACTTCTTTGTGCTTCTTTTTGGCTTCACTGCATTTGGAGTGAGttcaatttatataatttataaacttCCAGAGATTATATTCATTATATTTTCTGCTTTTAGACTCAGCAAACGGAAAGTGATGAAGGTGTGCAGACATATCTTGCGGAAAACAAAGTGCCCATACCATTCCTGATTATGCTACTGGTTCAGTTCCTGCTCATCGTCATTGATCGCGCTTTGTATCTGCGTAAAGCCCTGGTGAACAAGATCATCTTCCACTTCTTCTCGGTTATCGGTATACACATCTGGATGTTCTTCGTTGTGCCTGCAGTTACGGAACGCACTTTCAACTCCCTCGCACCTCCAATAATATTCTACGTTATCAAGTGCTTTTACATGCTGCTCAGCTCGTATCAAATTAAATCCGGTTACCCCAAGCGCATTCTGGGCAACTTCTTCACAAAGGGATTCTCGATGGTCAATATGATTGCCTTCAAGGTGTACATGCAGATTCCATTCCTGTACGAGCTGCGAACCATATTAGATTGGGTGTGCATTGACAGCACCATGACCATCTTCGACTGGCTGAAGATGGAGGACATTTTCTCGAATATATATCTTATCCGCTGCACCCGGCAGTCAGAGACTGATTTTCCGGCCATGAGAGCTCAGAAGAAAGCCTCACTTTCCAAGCTGATAATGGGTGGCACCGTCGTCCTGCTGATAGTGATTTGCATTTGGGGACCACTGTGTCTGTTTGCTCTTGGCAACGCGGTGGGCACCTCGAATGTGCCCTTCCATGTGTCGCTATCAATACGAATTGGACCCTATGATCCCATCTACACAACGAACAACTACGACAGTATCTTCGAGATCAATCCTGAGATGTACTCTCAGATGACTAACGCATACATAAAGGAGAAACAGGCTTTGACGTTTATTGCTGGTTATGATGCAACGGATGTAGCGGCGGTTAGACTAGCTGGCAATTCACCATCTCTATGGAATATAGCACCGCCGGATAGGCAGCGACTACTAAATGATTTGAGAAACAGTATGATATTGTTATTCGATCATTGTTATTCAAGTACCATTGATGAACCTCcttctttttattttagaTCACACACTGAAGGCCCGGTTTTCCTATTCCCTCACCCGAAAGGCTCCTGCGAAGGGGCTAAAGGAAAATGTGGGTGACGAGCATGCCATATCGCTGGACGAGTCATTTGAGGGACGAGCAGCACTCATTCATATGCTAAGCGAAACCCACGATGTGGAGCCAATTCACAGCAATGGGACCACAAATGGTACCACTCCGGAAGTTGAAGAAGTGGTGGTGATACCCGGTATGATACCCAAGTTTATCAAGGTTCTCAATTCGGGCGACGCTGCGGTGGTAAGTGTTTTGAGCCCAAAACACTACGACTATCGACCGTTGGTTATCAAAATGCATCGAGATAACGAGACCAATGGGTTGTGGTGGGAGATTCGGGACTATTGCAACGATACCTTCTACAACGAAACTCTATCGAAGTTTGCATACAGCAACTGCACTTCAGGAATTGTTATGTACACGTTCAACGATAAAAAGTTCCCATCCACGTTCAGCTTCCTCACAGCGGGAGGGTAAGTGGCAAAATGAATTCTTAAAAAttcatatataaattattccATTTACTTCTGTAGCATCATTGGTCTGTACACCACCTTTGTGTTATTGGCCTCGCGCTTTATGAAGTCCTTCATTGGCGGGCAAAACAGAAAGATCATGTTTGAAGATCTGCCCTATGTTGATAGAGTGCTGCAACTCTGTCTGGACATTTATCTGGTAAATCAAACAATATTTGTTTTGAGCCCTCGATGACCTCTTTGCGTTTTCCAGGTACGGGAGGCATTGGAATTCGCTCTGGAAGAGGACCTGTTTGCCAAATTACTCTTCCTATACCGATCGCCCGAAACGCTAATCAAGTGGACCCGTCCCAAGGAGGAATACGTGGACGATGATGGCGACACCGACTCGATTCCCAGTCGAATGAGCGTGCGCCGGCCGGAGCAACTGCAGCCACAGCAACCGCAATAACATAGGCCTAATCCAATCGCTTAACTAAAGTAGAGTTTGTTTACGTATTTAGTACGTATTGCGTTATCGTAGGTTTCATAGTCTTTTTTAAACGTTTTTATAAGGAGAAAGAGAACACAAATCGAAACACAAAAGTACGCATCACCCATTTATACAGTCGTTCGATTTTTTGTCAAAAGTACTGCCCATGTGTAAAACTGTGTATTTAGTAACTAAGCGAAAAGTGTTGATGTTTGTTAATACGAACAATTGCAAATAATAGTGAATTGTAATTGCCTAATCAaggaaataatttatttaagttaCTTCTAAATAAGTGTAAAAATTGAAGATTAAGTGCGaaaatactaataataatgATGAAAACTCATATTCAGGGAATTTAGCATTTTACAGAAACCGTAAATATAATAACTAACCTAAAGCATCCGAGTTATTAAGTAAAAATAGcgattaaataataaatgttttatatttatacaacaaaaacaatatcATGTAAAATTAGCCATTGCTTCGATTCGCATACATTTCTATGCTGTTTGCCTAATTGTGCCCTTTACAACTGATTGAAGATATTACGTCTATGTTATACTGTTTACTATATAACTAAATCGATACATATTGCATATATAGAGCGTTGACTTTAGTTTTAGGCATATCACTTGACATATTTTTGTATTGAACGCAAATATCATTTGCTTAAACGACTCCTTTCTAGGCAAATTCatatcaaaatgaaaaaattaaataatatacagtGCGTTGGCTTCGAATGGAAATTTCTCCCTTTAGCAATCTCTTAAAATTAGTAAACGCCAACTAGCTCGGTatgttcttttttatatagcaaaACGAAACTAAAAtgataaatgtaaaaataatGAATTTTTATACTAAGAATCGAACAACTTAAAACgtaaatataaaatgtatctATTTTTTTAGCGATTCATTTCAAAAACTAGCTTATTAACTGCGTGGAATAAttgcgaaataaaataaagaattaaaattgattgtAATAAAAATTGATTGTGTAACTGTGTTTCAGTCTTATCACATTGGAGTTTAATCGTGAATCGTGAAATTATTCCATAAAACTATACCAATCAAAAACTAAGTATATTGATTTTGGAGTATTTgtcgttttattgttttcacTTAATTCTGATACAAATTTAGAGATTATCAAAAAAGATTAAAGATGGTATATCCACTCAGGGAATACGCGTGGCACAGTTTCTATAGTGGGTGAACCGCAGCTCGTTATCCTCACTCATGTCGCTCTCGCTGCTCCCTTGGCGATTGAACTTGACGACAGGATACACCTCCTCCCATTCCGATTGAGTGCGACTGAGGACACCGCGCCGTCGCGGCGTTGTGAAGGTGCTTTCTGGCTGCGATCTGGCGGTGGCAGCGGCTGGTGCCGGAGGCATTGGATTGTTCAGCATTTGGGTGACGCTTTTGGACAGTCGAATCGACTGGATGCGGTTGTATCCACTGCCCGTTGGCTTGTAGCGCTCGAGCCTTGATGTGAGGCGCGCCATTTCATTGCTCATCCACTCTGGAGCGCGCATGGTGTGGTATTCAAGTGCGACGACTGCTGGTCAAGTAAACCGAGTGAGGAATCGGTGAAGAGCTTTTATAGCCATGGGCAAGTGACATAAGACGAGGCGAAAATCAATACGGCTTGCCTTAAGCGAGGTTAGGGCTCAGTTGCTCGGGTTTCCACCCCCAGTGTTATTGACCTATTAACTAATCAAACACTCGGCCATGTAACACCTTCGATTATTGCAACAAAATATacataacatttaatttagaACTAGGCGAACGGCGAGGGACACACAGAGAGACAAGTTAAATAAGAATAACAGAATAAAATAGCTACAACATTCGAGCTAATGGTGGGTCAGTGCAACGAAGATATGTCAAACTGTGCTATATACATAATCTAGATCCGGATTTCCTCGGCTTAGGATACCTTACAGTTGTCGTCGTGCAAACGATCGCCATCGAGCTGAACATCCTCTTCATTGGTGGAGAAGATGCCACCCTGCAAAACCTTGTTGACCGCGGCGCGAGCCAAATAGCCCGTAGTCTCGGAATATGGCAATGAATAGAAAGCCTTGAGATCCTCATTTTTGGTCTGCTCATGCTCTGCTTTGGGTTGATGCTGTATGTTGTTGTCCTTGCAGTACATTGCGAACGCTTCCGCCAAGATGCCGTCCAAGTCTAGAGCTTGCTTAAAGTGCAGCTCGGGGttactgaaaaaaaaacaatagaTAATCATTTGATGGatcaaatcaaattcaaacATCCTGACAAATTGTGTATTTTTTACCGATTAAGAATGGTGGCCACAATGCACAAAAGCTCCACGGTTATCTGACGCCTTTCCGGGCGGTCAATGCAAATCAGAGTTTCCTCGACCAGCAGATTAAAGGTCAACTCGCCGCGGCTCATGTTGGttagtgtgggcgtggctggcaAATGATGACCCTGGGTCAGAATGCCCTGAGGGGTTCGCTGAAGAATTTCCCAGATTTTGTTATAGAAATGTTTTGGCACACGGCACAAGCATCCCTCCAGTTGACGACGTTGTAGGGTAGTAAgcctaataaaaatatatttaaatgttgcCCTAAGAACATACAATTGTATTACTTACTTTTCTTCTACAGCCCATTCGCTGACGGTTAAAACTTTCTGAAGAAGTATGCGGACTTGGAAGGGCGAAAGATTGTCCACATCAATGCTCTGTTGTCCTGAGATTTGTAAATAGATTCGCATGGCCTCCAGCACCCAGCCAATGCGAATTTTTAATATGCCACGGAACATGGATGGATTGGTGGCTATTAAACGGCCACAATACAGAACCACTTCCTGCTGCAACACCGCCTGGATGACGTCGTAGGGTTGGACACTCGTGTACATGACATTTTGAATTTCCGCCGGCGTCATGGGCTTGTCGAAAACCGTCTCCTTCTGCCCAATGATGCCCACTGTGAGCTCCTTGCCATTCACCAACACAGTGGTGATAAATGGACTAATGGAGTCCACAATGTGGTGAAGAAGAGAAGAGCAGTAGCGCACGGCTCGCCAATAGCGCAAGGAACCAGCGCGGTGGTACAGCTGCGTCAAGGCCGTGTTTACGTTCAGACCGTTTACCTCGAAATGAGGACCCTCGCGGTTGAGAATAATACCCCACAATTGGCACAAACAGTAAATGGAATCCGTACTGCGTAGTGCGTTGATGATATCCGGCGTGGGTTTGGTATCAAAGTGCtgaaaaattttcaaatatgtaAATGATTGATCTTAAATATTGTTTCAACTAGCATACTTACCGCAACCGAAATCTTTTCCTCCACATATGTCAGAGCTTTGGGCACATCTGTTAGCGATTGGTAGCCAATGTACTCATGGTTTATCTGCGAGAACGCATTCTCGTTGTCGGTCAGATCACTTTGGTTCATAAAGTCAAGATGCTCGATGCACGAGCTGCTAATCAGATTCTGTAGACGACCGATGCGAACTTTCATGCCATCGCAGTAGCCCTTTTTTAGCATGGCCAGCAGGTCAAGCATCTCCTTGAATTGCGGATCACGCATGTGCTCCTCCCGAATAAGCAGACAAACTGTCGGTCTGCCCGACAGCCGCCAGTATTTGCCCACAAACTGTAGCTCTGTCTTGATGTCATCAATTAGTAGAGCCATGTCTCGGTAGAGATAAAAGTCGGAGACCTCAAAGATAAGTGGGTAGCAGAGGACGGTCATGCCGCAGATGCGATACACCTTGCTGGTGCCCAAAGAACCCACCGGTCTGGATGGACGACCGGACAGGCCAACCTTGTTGTTAACTCCGAGATGTTGATATACTTTAATGAGCTCTGTGGAGCTCCAGATTTGCACAGGTTCCAcctaattttaaaaaatgttttataagTACTTTGAAAACGAGCAATCTTTGACTCGACTTACCTCGTGAGGGGTTTGTGTTTGGATGCCATAGGTGGCCATCATAGCCTGCAGTCGCATGGACTCGGCAATCAGGACAATCTGCACCACAAGATCAGTGGCTGTGCCCTGTAAGGATTACCAAGGTATTATTAGAAGATGCACTTTCTAACAATATCATATGTTAGGATGCATGAGGCCAATTCAATATTCTTGGGTTTTAATCACATTACAAGAAAATTTGGACTAGCCAGATgccaaaatgcaaaaacaCACAAAGGTAAACATAAATTGAGTAAAGGATCAGGGGAATACTAGCAGAGGGGTAAAAGTGCGGGATTTGGGAGAGTTTAAGTAACAGTTTGAGGATATTAACATGCCAAATAAGTATTAGAATTTTATAATATCTTACACTTTGAAACCCCAATTAGTAAATTTGGTATTGAATTTGGAAAAGTTTATCATACATGATCAAGTACCAATTTGAATAGATAATCGTGGTTGCTTAGGATATTTCCAATTGATATATCTTTGCCGATTAGAGTTCCTAATCAAAATTAAGAGCCTCTCTCAAAACCAAAAATTTCGACCCAAAAATTACCTTTTTGTCATCCAATATTATAGGTATGCGTGGTTTCTTTATGCACAATGCGGAATTTTTAGTAGAGGAGCATATGGATATTTAGCAATGGCAATTAATTAGTTGTTAACATTTTCTATGGGCTCAAGCAAAGCTGCTGTCTCTTGGCATTTAATTTGTAATCGCTGCCccaaaaatcatttaaaattaagaatgCATTGCACTTTGGAAGGCGTGATCGTTGTTTAGAACATTTTAATGCGAATTCCCAGTGTTAGCACCTTTTTGAAACATGAAGCCAAATCAAGCTTATGCTGTCATTGAGTTAATTACATAAATTAGGAACTGCAAACTACGTAAATAAACCCAAAGTCTGGTGACAATTACTTACAGTGCCCGGTTTAGCCTATAGAGCGTGTGTTTATGttcatttttaaacaaaatatgcaGTATATTGATAGGTATATaaggaggaaaagaaaccGAAAAGAGTAGAGAGAAAACTTTTGATTTAGATACCAAAAAGAATTTGTTCActatatacaaataaaacgGTAATACagaaataataattcatacTGAAAATAGGCAAATAATCATTTCTATAGTGTAGGTGTGTGTGATTTGATTTGATCGTAAAGTGTGTCATAGTTATATATTTTCGATCAGTGTGTCTTGCCGAACATGAATAGCCACAATGTAAGCTAGGTGGTGATCTTTTGTGCTAATGTGTCTGTGGTCTAAAAAGCAAAATTTAGTTTGTACACATACGCATAATTTAGGTTTTAgataattttgaattttgaaatcaataaaatatGTTGGTACAGCAGGGCATCTACTTACTTTGTGTTTTTCGTCAATAGCTTTGCCCTGTTTTTACGAAACCAATTATAATACAATTTGggatttgattttgatcatttTGGATATATAGACGTGTGGTAGCAGTAGTATTTGGTAGTGGTTGGTAGTAGAGAATGAATAGATGTAGATAGAATTAAGTATCAAGAGCCAATTATAAACTAAACCCATCTAATGTACTTAGGCAAAAAACAACTTATGTGTAAAGTATTCCAATTGAGATCGAACGCAGACACACACGGCAGACACACAAAACTCatcagcggcagcggcggcagaaGCGGAAACTCCCAGATAGGCATGTAGGAACCCTTTTAAACCGACGCTATGAAATGTCTTTCCAATGGCAAAAGGAGAAATCATAGTTTCGTTACTTCTGTCATCTTTCAGATAGAACGAACATTTCGGATCCACAATGCTTTGCCATTGGTTCACAATTTAAGAAAACACTTCATAGCGCTTAGTGCCCTGCAAGAATCCCGATTCCAACTCACCTGGAAAGCCGAATAACGACCAGCCCTTCTGGGGCGATTATAGCTTGGCAAGTAGCGGCGGATTGGATCCAGTTCATTGATGTGTAGGAGTCCTGCGGTCAGCAGCTGGGCTATGATAAAGAAGGACTGCCCCCACAGGAACAGCGATTGCGATGGAGCACGCATGTAGGAGCCATCTCCATCCGGCGCATAGTACATTGTCACCACGGGATCTCCATTGACATCAGTACGCAAACAGCGCCTCAGATCGTTTTGGAACTCTTCGATTTGTTCATTGTTATTCTTGAACACGCCATCGATAATCATGGCTATGAAAAAGAGCGGCCATTCACATTCCAGGCCTTCGAATTCCTTTAGCTCGCCAGAGTGATAATAGCGTCGTGATTTGTCCTCGTTTTTGCTAAGGAATCCATCACGGGTGAAGCGCTTGAAACCCATTTTGCAGCGCAAACGATTTacaacattttgtttggtcTGCTCCACCAGGCGATCTTCATGCGAGGCAAAGGCTGGGAAGGAAAGTGTGAGCAGCAGTGACGCATCAACTCCCTAAAAGTacaaacttaaattaaatgatGCAAATTACAAATAAAGCATTTATGCAGAACCTTTGAACTTGATTCCCTGGGCAGCATGGTTTCGAAAATACTGCGATTCCGGTTGTGGGCATCAATGTCCACATAGACAACACTCCATGAAGCTCC
This genomic stretch from Drosophila mauritiana strain mau12 chromosome 2L, ASM438214v1, whole genome shotgun sequence harbors:
- the LOC117139389 gene encoding probable phosphorylase b kinase regulatory subunit beta isoform X2, which gives rise to MRDVPKSLGLSVTTPGGSSGAPDSGRHNSLEEINLDQFLKTSNYEDTVKQLDIYYGIVKRQLLRYQSPITGLFPVMSTDQLVGSVRDSVYCASAVWSLYQAYRRIDDDRGKSYELGQSTVKCMRGILECWVKQASRVELFKQRQSNQHALHSKFQLHTGEKIYPDEFYNHLQIDCVSLYLLFLVQMITSGLQIIYTHDEVAFVQNLVYYVERAYRTPDFGMWERGSKYNNGTPEIHASSIGMAKSALEAINGCNLFGEKGASWSVVYVDIDAHNRNRSIFETMLPRESSSKGVDASLLLTLSFPAFASHEDRLVEQTKQNVVNRLRCKMGFKRFTRDGFLSKNEDKSRRYYHSGELKEFEGLECEWPLFFIAMIIDGVFKNNNEQIEEFQNDLRRCLRTDVNGDPVVTMYYAPDGDGSYMRAPSQSLFLWGQSFFIIAQLLTAGLLHINELDPIRRYLPSYNRPRRAGRYSAFQAKPGTGTATDLVVQIVLIAESMRLQAMMATYGIQTQTPHEVEPVQIWSSTELIKVYQHLGVNNKVGLSGRPSRPVGSLGTSKVYRICGMTVLCYPLIFEVSDFYLYRDMALLIDDIKTELQFVGKYWRLSGRPTVCLLIREEHMRDPQFKEMLDLLAMLKKGYCDGMKVRIGRLQNLISSSCIEHLDFMNQSDLTDNENAFSQINHEYIGYQSLTDVPKALTYVEEKISVAHFDTKPTPDIINALRSTDSIYCLCQLWGIILNREGPHFEVNGLNVNTALTQLYHRAGSLRYWRAVRYCSSLLHHIVDSISPFITTVLVNGKELTVGIIGQKETVFDKPMTPAEIQNVMYTSVQPYDVIQAVLQQEVVLYCGRLIATNPSMFRGILKIRIGWVLEAMRIYLQISGQQSIDVDNLSPFQVRILLQKVLTVSEWAVEEKLTTLQRRQLEGCLCRVPKHFYNKIWEILQRTPQGILTQGHHLPATPTLTNMSRGELTFNLLVEETLICIDRPERRQITVELLCIVATILNRNPELHFKQALDLDGILAEAFAMYCKDNNIQHQPKAEHEQTKNEDLKAFYSLPYSETTGYLARAAVNKVLQGGIFSTNEEDVQLDGDRLHDDNCKVS